The following coding sequences are from one Amphiprion ocellaris isolate individual 3 ecotype Okinawa chromosome 19, ASM2253959v1, whole genome shotgun sequence window:
- the pdap1b gene encoding pdgfa associated protein 1b — translation MPKGGKKGGHKGRMRTYTSPEEIDAQMKAEKERKKQEQEQEESEGAAQNDMAEEKLPASGSDDSDDENSLRRRAGVEGLIEIENPNRVAQKSKKVTQIELEEPRQLSRREREEIEKQKAKERYMKMHLAGKTDQAKADLARLAIIRKQREEAAKKKEEEKKAKEAAAAAARGINSLSLK, via the exons ATGCCCAAAGGAG GTAAAAAGGGTGGCCACAAGGGTCGCATGCGGACGTACACAAGCCCAGAGGAGATAGATGCCCAGATGAAggcagagaaggagaggaaaaag CAAGAACAGGAACAAGAGGAGAGCGAGGGTGCAGCTCAGAATGACATGGCAGAAGAGAAGCTACCAGCATCTGGATCAGATGACAGTGATGATGAAAACTCCTTG AGGAGGAGAGCTGGCGTGGAGGGCCTAATAGAAATCGAGAATCCCAACAGAGTGGCTCAGAAGTCCAAGAAGGTGACGCAGATTGAACTGGAAGAGCCCCGGCAGTTATCAAGGAGAGAGAG GGAAGAGATTGAGAAGCAGAAAGCAAAGGAGCGCTACATGAAGATGCACTTGGCAGGGAAGACGGACCAGGCCAAAGCTGATCTCGCTCGCCTCGCTATTATCaggaaacagagagaggaggcagcaaagaagaaagaagaagagaaaaaag caaaagaagcagcagcagcagcggctaGAGGAATAAACTCCCTCTCACTCAAATGA
- the smcr8a gene encoding guanine nucleotide exchange protein smcr8a, with the protein MIGSPDVVAFTKEDEYGQANPDPWALPEEFSVPLHPLADSNPWAKTSYAKFTKDFILISEFSEQVGPQPLLTIPDDPKVCGTFDLNYFSLRIMSVDYQASFVGHPPGSGYPRLSFVEDSRVVLGDSKEGAFAYVHHLTLYDLEARGFVRPFCMAYVAADERKIMLQFQELSLRFSQASECLKAGNRRAFAKELRRKLQDLEYTHSVLQREEGLQREAGPQCMYSAHAVEKANELANVEKSIYEHRDLLRQISCYHRRPRRDPHAVTCQKCMTECLSECEELLDKYVKLANPFGYSEKEEEGQGQLDDEGGDEEAYEDDDEGVKRRPSYTPQLIKAKSAKCFDKRLKTLQELCDETFYEATLELLKETERSFRGDLCYLHTRRLDKALRRKQRVANFLFEEDLGDDDEDEVETLRPFCAVNHAIDGYILLNPPPIVLGPEPLELDVLEPPDPLDPASEMSHTQESELGLGESHLESSPSDQTLETQESSEETKGSFSSDKSGVGQSEKQQSLTSMKSEAPDPDSDLTPDPDHNTDLERESSSEEMETTAGDDEGDNGGDQTPVSLLEMVSELQASKEDECGGGNESDLLVPIDTACCMAQEGFLYEASAPDAMPCLLQSSHPQPSPTLVVNQEPQALLPLQDDYTVGSPCSESPATGLELPVGQLGDAVSRTSVEDGSDCTMSASTGSDRAASPLGYGRVVTLCQRKKAGQGALRFVRQYPFAMQALWCLLSGRTLVVLGADEGRVRRLVAALALFVPAPGKCGERVQAWLSCPFTLTDLQRWKLIGLQRVASPVGSSMLYSLSRYSRYISILDADQKTLRCPPYRGRLLANIADHRTYIRRGSTYFLHIQSTLCHLAAKAFLFTFTHHLHLPVSSTEGPEVVEGRRRCFLQEQLGLGEEDSQILLYLSQLITQQYLQPAAGSSAAAPCFSFNYTTSVLYKI; encoded by the exons ATGATAGGCTCCCCGGACGTGGTGGCGTTCACTAAAGAGGATGAGTATGGCCAGGCTAATCCAGACCCCTGGGCTCTCCCGGAGGAGTTCTCAGTTCCCCTCCATCCGCTGGCTGACTCCAACCCCTGGGCCAAAACCTCCTACGCCAAGTTCACCAAAGACTTCATCCTCATCTCTGAGTTCTCCGAGCAGGTGGGCCCTCAGCCTCTCCTCACCATCCCCGATGACCCTAAAGTCTGCGGCACGTTCGATCTCAACTACTTCTCCCTCCGCATCATGTCAGTGGACTATCAGGCCTCATTCGTAGGGCATCCGCCCGGCAGCGGCTACCCACGGCTCAGTTTTGTGGAGGACTCGAGGGTGGTGCTGGGCGATTCAAAAGAGGGGGCGTTTGCCTACGTCCATCATCTGACCCTTTACGACCTGGAAGCAAGGGGCTTCGTGCGACCGTTCTGCATGGCGTACGTCGCAGCAGATGAGAGGAAAATCATGCTGCAGTTTCAGGAGCTGTCCCTCCGCTTCTCTCAGGCCTCCGAGTGTCTGAAGGCTGGGAATAGGAGAGCGTTCGCCAAGGAACTCCGGAGGAAGCTGCAGGACCTTGA GTACACTCACTCGGTGCTGCAGCGGGAGGAGGGCCTGCAGAGAGAGGCGGGGCCTCAGTGCATGTACTCGGCTCACGCTGTGGAGAAGGCCAATGAACTTGCAAATGTCGAAAAGAGTATTTATGAACACAGAGACCTACTGAGGCAGATCAGCTGCTACCATCGCCGTCCACGCCGGGACCCTCACGCCGTCACCTGCCAAAAGTGTATGACCGAGTGCTTGAGTGAGTGTGAGGAGCTGCTGGATAAATACGTCAAGCTTGCCAACCCTTTCGGTTACAgcgagaaagaggaggaaggacaGGGTCAGCTTGATGATGAAGGCGGTGATGAAGAAGCGTATGAGGACGACGATGAGGGCGTTAAACGCAGGCCGTCCTACACGCCACAGCTGATTAAAGCCAAGTCTGCCAAGTGTTTCGACAAGCGCCTGAAGACGCTGCAAGAGCTGTGTGACGAAACTTTCTACGAAGCCACTCTGGAGCTGCTGAAGGAGACGGAGAGGAGTTTCCGGGGGGATCTTTGTTACCTGCACACTCGCCGCTTGGACAAGGCTCTCCGCAGAAAACAGCGAGTTGCAAACTTCTTGTTTGAGGAGGACcttggtgatgatgatgaagatgaagtagAAACACTAAGACCATTCTGTGCTGTGAACCATGCCATAGACGGCTATATACTCTTAAATCCACCTCCTATTGTGCTGGGACCAGAACCTCTTGAGCTAGACGTACTGGAACCTCCAGATCCTCTAGACCCAGCCTCTGAGATGAGCCATACTCAGGAGAGTGAGCTTGGTCTTGGGGAGAGCCATCTGGAGTCATCCCCCTCAGACCAGACTCTAGAGACCCAGGAGAGCTCAGAGGAGACCAAAGGAAGCTTCAGCAGCGATAAGAGTGGAGTAGGTCAATCAGAGAAGCAACAGAGTCTGACTAGTATGAAGTCAGAGGCACCTGATCCTGATTCGGACTTGACCCCTGACCCTGACCATAACACTGACCTGGAGAGGGAGAGTAGCAGTGAAGAGATGGAGACCACTGCAGGGGACGATGAGGGGGACAACGGGGGAGACCAGACACCTGTGTCTTTACTGGAGATGGTGTCTGAGCTACAGGCCAGTAAGGAGGATGAGTGTGGAGGCGGGAATGAGTCCGACTTGTTGGTTCCAATTGATACAGCATGCTGTATGGCCCAGGAGGGTTTCCTTTATGAGGCTTCTGCCCCGGACGCGATGCCTTGCCTGCTCCAAAGCTCCCACCCACAGCCCTCCCCCACCCTGGTGGTCAACCAGGAGCCCCAGGCCCTTCTTCCACTGCAGGACGACTACACTGTGGGTTCTCCGTGCTCAGAAAGTCCTGCTACAGGGCTGGAGCTGCCTGTGGGCCAGCTTGGAGATGCAGTTTCCCGTACCTCAGTGGAGGATGGATCAGACTGCACCATGAGTGCGTCCACAGGGTCTGATCGGGCGGCCTCGCCTCTCGGCTATGGGAGGGTAGTGACCCTATGTCAACGGAAGAAGGCTGGGCAAGGAGCTTTGAGGTTTGTGCGTCAGTACCCCTTTGCCATGCAAGCTCTGTGGTGTCTGCTGAGCGGCAGAACCCTGGTGGTGCTCGGGGCAGACGAGGGAAGAGTTCGCCGGCTGGTTGCTGCTCTGGCTCTCTTTGTTCCAGCTCCTGGGAAGTGTGGAGAGAGGGTTCAAGCCTGGCTGTCCTGTCCCTTCACCCTCACTGACCTGCAGAGGTGGAAACTTATTGGCTTGCAAAG AGTTGCGTCTCCGGTGGGCTCCAGCATGCTGTACTCACTGTCCCGCTACAGCCGCTACATCTCCATACTGGATGCCGACCAGAAGACTTTGCGATGTCCGCCGTACCGCGGCCGACTCCTTGCCAACATCGCCGACCATCGCACCTACATCCGCCGCGGCTCCACCTACTTCCTCCACATACAGAGCACGCTCTGTCACCTGGCAGCCAAGGCCTTTCTGTTCACCTTcacccaccacctccacctgccCGTCAGCTCCACAGAGGGACCCGAGGTCGTCGAGGGCCGGCGTCGCTGCTTCCTGCAGGAGCAGCTGGGGCTGGGCGAGGAGGACAGCCAGATACTGCTCTACCTCAGCCAGCTCATCACTCAGCAGTACCTGCAGCCTGCCGCCGGGAGCAGCGCAGCAGCACCCTGTTTTAGTTTTAACTACACCACCAGCGTTTTATACAAAATCTAA
- the bud31 gene encoding protein BUD31 homolog, producing the protein MPKVKRSRKPPPDGWELIEPTLDELDQKMREAETEPHEGKRKVESLWPIFRLHHQRSRYIYDLFYKRKAISRELYEYCIKEGYADKNLIAKWKKQGYENLCCLRCIQTRDTNFGTNCICRVPKSKLEVGRIIECTHCGCRGCSG; encoded by the exons ATGCCCAAAGTAAAGAGGAGTCGAAAGCCGCCCCCAGACGGATGGGAGCTCATTGAGCCCACTTTGGACGAGCTGGATCAGAAAATGAGAGAAG CTGAAACAGAGCCTCATGAGGGAAAGCGAAAGGTGGAGTCCCTTTGGCCGATTTTCAGACTGCATCATCAGCGGAGTCGATACATCTACGACCTTTTCTACAAACGAAAAGCCATCAGCAGAG AGCTATACGAATACTGTATAAAAGAAGGTTATGCAGACAAGAACCTGATTGCCAAGTGGAAGAAACAGGGCTATGAGAACCTTTGCTGCCTGCGTTGCATCCAAACACGAGACACCAACTTTGGAACCAACTGCATCTGCAGAGTGCCCAAGAGCAAGCTAGAAGTC gGAAGGATCATTGAATGCACCCACTGCGGATGCCGAGGATGTTCTGGCTAA